The genome window AAGTACGCCGATCAGGCCGTCTCGGCCAAGTACAGGCTCCGCTACCTCCGCCGCGACCTCCGCGAGGAGGGGGCCACCCCACCTGATCTGCCACCCGCACTGGGCGATGTCGACCCGCCCGAACCCGATACCGAAACCACCCCGGAGGAACGCCTTTGAAGGGCTCCACCTACCGCCGTTGCTCCTGCCGCGACCCGAAGACCGGCAAGGAACTCGGCGCCTCGTGCCCCAAGCGCAAGGGCCGCAAGCACGGTTACTACTCCATACGCCAGGAACTGCCGCCCCGCGAGGACGGCACCCGTCGCTCCTTCAGCCGCGCCGGCTACGAGTCCCTCAAGGACGCCCAGTCGGAACTCGACCACGTCCGCTCCCTGCTGGCCCTCGCGGACAAGGACGACCCCGACAGCCTCCAGCGCCTCGCCGCCATGCTGGCGGAGGTCGCGGCCGAGAAGGCCCCACTGCCAGCCATCGAGGAGACCCAACGCCGTCTGCGTGCGGGCCTGGCCCTCCGTGGCAGCCTCACCGTCGGCGAGTGGCTCGACCAGTGGTTCGCCGCGAAGAAGCGCCGCAAGACCACGCTGAACGGTTACGCCTCCCACATCCGCGTCCACCTGAAGCCGCGCATCGGCCACGTGCGCCTCGACCGGCTCAACGTCGGCCACCTGGTGGAGATGTTCGACGCGATCGCCGACGAGAACGAGGTGATCGCGGCCGAGAACGAGGCCCGCCGCGAGCAGATCGCCCGCTGCAAGCCGAGCAAACCCGGGCGACCCGTAGGGGCCGAGCGAAAGCTGCTCGCGGCCGAGCGGGCCAAGCTGGCGGAGATGAAGCCGTTCCGAAAGATCACCGGCCCGGCCACCCGGCAGGCGATCCGCCGCACCCTGCGCGCGGCGCTGAATTCCGCGATCGCCCAGCAGCTCATCACCTTCAACGCGGCCTCCCACGTCGAGCTGGAGTCCGGCAGGCGCCCCAAGCCCCTCCTCTGGACCGAGGAGCGGGTCCGACGCTGGCGCGAGACGGGCGAGATCCCCGGCGCGGTCATGGTCTGGACCCCGCAGCAGTTCGGCACCTTCCTCGACGCCGCAGAGGGCGACCGTCTGTACGCGGCCTTCCACCTGATGGGCACCCGTGGCCTCCGGCGCGGTGAGGCGGTCGGCCAGGACTGGCACGAGATCGATCTCGACGCCGGCCTCATCACCCCTGCCAAGGAGATCGTGGTGGACGGCTGGGACCCCTACGAGTCCGAGCCGAAGACGGACGGCAGCGCGAACACGATCGCGCTCGACAGCATGAACATCGCCGTCCTGCGCGACCACAAGGCCCGCCAGGACAAGGAGCGGGCCAAGTGGGGCGCAGCTTGGCAGGACACGGGCAAGGTCTTCACGAAGGAGGACGGCTCCCGGCTCCACCCCGAGACGGTGTCGGAGACCTTCCGCCGTATCCTCGCCACGACCGACCTGCCCCCCATCACCCTGCGGGACCTGCGCCACGTGGCCGCGACGCTCACGCACGGAGGCGGCGGCGACATCCACACGGTGAAGGAGACCCTCCGGCACTCCACCATCACGCTGACCTCGGACACGTACACGAGCCTGCTCCCGGAGCTCGACCGCGAAATCGCTGAGAAGGCAGCGAAGCTGATCCCGCGGTCCCGTCCGGCAGCCGCCGAACCGTCCGCCCCGGCAGCGTTCGATCCGCAGGCCACCGGCACATCCGCCCAGGCATCACACGGGGATTGAAGTCCCGGCCCGAAAAGCAGCGACCGGGCGTGGAGCCGCGTCACTCACTCGGCCTGGGATCACCCCACTCCTCTTCCTCCTCCATGTAACGGATGCCCTCATGGGACAGTGAGACGGTGGCGGGCGTCTTGTGCGACGTCCACTCGACGGTGATCAGGCCCTCGTCGGCCAGGTAGGCGCAGGCTGCGGACAGGTCGTCGTCGGGCAGCCGGAGCGCCTCGCGCAGTGCCGCCCCGCTGACCTCAGGTCGGTTGCGTTCCATGGCTCCGTAGAGTTGCCGGAGGACGGACTTGCGGTAGGTCTTGCGTTCACGGAGTGTCGTCATCTCTGGCGCTCCCAGGCTGGTATCCGAGGCTGCTGATGCCGACAGGCAGTGGGCCTTGCGGCCTCGCTCACAGCCTCCGCCGCCCGGGTGCCCCGCCGCGCAGTCCCTCATGCGGCTTCCCCTCGCTGTATGCGGGCGTCCCGGCGATTCCCGGCGACGCCGATGCTCGCGGTGATGGGGAGTAGCGTGGTCAGAAGCGAGGCGGATCCCGTGTTCGCACCGGATCCCGGACAGGTGGTCCTCCATGACCGGCTCCGACACATCCCCTGGTTCCAGGCACCTGCCGAGCGGTGTGCACCATGCCGTGCGGCCGGGGAGTGCACTGCTCCGGCTGGAGACGACGG of Streptomyces cynarae contains these proteins:
- a CDS encoding site-specific integrase, producing the protein MKGSTYRRCSCRDPKTGKELGASCPKRKGRKHGYYSIRQELPPREDGTRRSFSRAGYESLKDAQSELDHVRSLLALADKDDPDSLQRLAAMLAEVAAEKAPLPAIEETQRRLRAGLALRGSLTVGEWLDQWFAAKKRRKTTLNGYASHIRVHLKPRIGHVRLDRLNVGHLVEMFDAIADENEVIAAENEARREQIARCKPSKPGRPVGAERKLLAAERAKLAEMKPFRKITGPATRQAIRRTLRAALNSAIAQQLITFNAASHVELESGRRPKPLLWTEERVRRWRETGEIPGAVMVWTPQQFGTFLDAAEGDRLYAAFHLMGTRGLRRGEAVGQDWHEIDLDAGLITPAKEIVVDGWDPYESEPKTDGSANTIALDSMNIAVLRDHKARQDKERAKWGAAWQDTGKVFTKEDGSRLHPETVSETFRRILATTDLPPITLRDLRHVAATLTHGGGGDIHTVKETLRHSTITLTSDTYTSLLPELDREIAEKAAKLIPRSRPAAAEPSAPAAFDPQATGTSAQASHGD